The window CAGCACAATCGGCCAATCCATCAAATTTAATGTATGCTTTCCTACAAGGAAAATTGGATGAAGAAGTTTTTATGTCGCAACCCCGAGGATTTATTAATCCCCAATTTCCTACTTATGTCTGCAGAATGAAGAAGGCTATCTATGGCCTCAAACAAGCTCCCCGACTTGGTATAGTGCTCTGCGTTAACATCTGCTAAAACTGTCTTTTTCAGAATAGAATTTGACACCTCTTTATTTTGTATGGAAGCATTTTGATACAATAAAACCAAGGAACACACGAAACTGGCTCAAAATAGTTCAAACAcacaccaaaaatagtccactaatttaaagaatcgaggacccttttgaagaccactctcagattcaagaatgaaatacaagaaggacattataactaggtgtttgacaccttttccaaccaacaacaaactaatttaacaacacaagatgaaacaacaatgagaacaataacaacaacaacaaaaacggcTTTACAATATAAGATACAAAAcagatacaagattacaaaagaaaaatgatagatagatagaccacatgaaggtataatgttaagaacccaagaatggtaactcttggacccttaacactacacacaaaaATACACCTATATCTTACAAAtacacaagatcggaatccacctcccaagcatcaatgtttccaagcaaatgcaaacacaagtgattcaaTACTTGTCTAAGACCTAATTTCGattttgggtgcctcaaggaaagaggacttgtgtttatttgtcttgtaagacttacaacttcattcataaactaagtaaataaaaccctacattgttctttatatagctattacaagatataagttaaaataaccaaaagggcCATCAAAGAGTGGGCTGCCCATTAGTGTAAGttatgggctgattttggtgtgttttgggcctcttctacacttcaattgcacacaccaagtctcgggacCAACGTAcaccatatccgtgattattcttatattatcctctccatcttgagaggaatttgcccacaaattcacggcttcatttcgttcaattggccactttaaaagaaaccactcaaaacagtccgcaaaacaTGAAGAGCCTGGTAGCTCAATAATAACAAGGGACATATCAAAGACGAGCTAAAAACAGCCCATAAGAAATgcacaaaaacagtccacaagccAGCCAAACCCGAGAGCATAATGACAACAAGTCTTGGAtccaacatctttattttgaccCTAGGCTTCCTCTCCCTCTTGAGATTggccttcaatctcatccgactTAAGTCTCCTTCTATCATATAAGCATCGTCGTAGACTCCATATCCTCCATGTCTCTCTCTACCATATTTCTCTTCTTGGATGTGTCGGTTTTTGGAAAGAGAAATTTCGGTTGAGAGACTCAATTTGGTAATATGGAGCTTTgattgtggagcttggatgggaggaaattggcttccaagtcctccttgttggacttgatcaacttgcAGGGAaagtggtctatcttgttctcggtTTTAAGGGCTATTTGGAGCTTGGCTTATGGCATTATGTGGTGGTCTTagaggattggtcattggaagtatCTGTTCGGGAGTAAAAGcatgagagttcctttgactctccattcgatccaacctctcactcacAGTTACCACATCCAAGTTAATTTTTCCAAGACCCGTATTTGCCCTAGCAAGGTCTCGGGACAAAGcatcaaggagggccaaaatggtttccattatgtccaagaagttacctacaaaacaacaaataagttagttgtaCAAAAATGGTCCTCACACTTCCTCTCTATTGTTTTGTCTTTCGGATTTTTCACACTTTTATCTCACAAGTGTCATAAACTTTCTTGTACTCCATGAGGCATCTAGAAGTGGACCaagtattacaatgactcaaaagaataagacacacaaaggaacatATACACGAAGGACGGTTTCAAAgttaacttacaatctagtactagcttgtaagttagtaatggaatcaacaaacgaaactaaagaaacaacacaatgaaaatagaagatcaaattttgagtttaaaatttttgtgtgaacagtaacttggaTGACGTGGCAGTGTACTATTGGTCATGGCCCCACAATTagtcactagttgaagtttacaaactttagttactatgtaatgaAAACTATTGGTTTTGGAGGAAAAGTATATGTCTTAAATATCCTTTTAAGTCTAATATTCAaaaggcaagacttgactttATACAATTTCCACAAAACAAGGTCACTTGAAATaaggaaagtggttgaaaagtagatgtcaagtcaagaaagtgatggctcaagtcttctcacaaagaactttacaacttgtaggttcacctttttgaatttatgttacacttttggttgtcttaagttgtaagatgaGATGAAGAACAAGACGAACACCacaaaaaccttcaagaaaacatcaacaaaacaaaaacaatttcCAACCCACGACAAACATCAACACACATTAGTGTCAACACACGGTCAAGGTTTTTTTCGGTGTTGTATTTCGGTTTTAGCAAGGGTAAAGGTTGTGATGAATgtcaagaactcaacaacaactttatcaagagcaacaacaacaccaaaaaggTCCAACCCAGACTATAACAATAAGTCCACAAgtccaagaacaacaacttcaacacacaACCATGGTCCTGTTTAccacaacaacatcaatttttttaaaactcaaatctagatcgactcaaagtgttaatGAACAAGAATACTAACAGTtgaaacaacaacacaagaaaaataaatcctaGATCTAGAAACACAATATTCggccaagatacaacaacaacaagttcaaCTTCTCGGCCAACATCTCAAGCTCAAGAacacgtcttttttttttttttttttcttagcaagaaagcccaagattggtattgtaagaacaaaaccaaagatgtctttgataccaaatgatacaagaaaaccaaggaacacacggaattgactcaaaacagtccaaacacactccaaaaatagtccactaattcaaagaatcgaggacccttttgaaaaccACTCTCAGATTACAAaagaaaagggatagatagatagaccacatgaaggtataatgttaagaaccaaagaatggtaactcttggacccttaacactacacacaacaatacacctatctcttacaaagacacaagatcggaatccacctcccaagcatcaatgtttccaagcaaatgcaaacacaaATGATTCAACACTTGTCTAAGCCCCAATTTcggttttgggtgcctcaaggaaagaggacttgtgtttctttgtcttgtaagacttacaacttcattcataaactaagtaaataaaaccctacattgttctttatataactattacaagatataagttaaaatgaccaaaagagccttcaaagagtgggctgcccatcaagtgtaagttatgggctgattttggtgtatTTTGGGCCTCTTCTACACTTCAATTGTACACACCATGTCTCAGGACCAACGCGCACcctatccgtgattattcttgtatcacatTTGGCTGTAACTATTTTTGTGCTTgtctatgttgatgacataataaTCACTGAAAACCATCCACACATGATTAAATTTGTCATTAGTTCCTTGGCAAAAAGATTGTCATTGAAGGATATTGGCTATCTAAACTACTTCTTGGGTGTTGATGTTAAGCAAGTACCAGATGGTCTCATTCTTTCTCAATCAAAATACATTTTGGAAATTCTATCTGAACTAGATATGGACAATTGTAAAGGTGTTTCCACTCCCATGTGTTCCAGTATACCTCTTCGGGTAGCTGATGATGCCACGCGCTACTGGCGTACCCTTCGCAAATTGTAGTATCTGTCCCTCACTCAGCCTGACATATCTTATGCAGTCAATAAATTATCACAATTTATGCATACTCCGACTGATGAACATTGGAAAGCAGTTAGACGAGTACTACGGTATGTTAAAGAAATCCCAAGTTTAGGACTTCGCATCCTTTGCAGCTCTGACTCCAATTTGTATATGTATGCTGATGCCGACTGGGCTGGCGATCCAAATGATAGAATCTCTACATCAGGTTACATACTTTTCTTTGGACCAAATCCAGTTAGTTGGTCGTCCATAAAGCAACGTGCAGTGGCTCGCTTGTCCACTGAGGCAGAGTACAAATCAGTAGCCAATGCACCTGCAGAGATCACATGGGTGAGAAACTTACTTCATGAGTTACATGTCACCATTCCGAAGAGCCAACGATCTACTGTGACAATGTTGGAGTAACTTATCTATCTCACAACCCAGTGTTCCATACCCGTATGAAACATGTTGCTATAGATTTTGCATATGTCCGTGATCAGTTTAACGCTCATCGAGTTCATGTTACTCATACTTATGCTTGTGATCAACTTGCTGATACCTTCACCAAGCCACTGCCTAAATCAGCCTTTATTAGGTGTCGTTCCAAGTTAGGCATTGTTGCACCTTACCTAACTTGAGGGGGTGTATTAACTATCTTTATTTACCTCTTGTTACTAGCTGTTACAATTTGACTAAGTCTCTGATGTTTGGAGCATATTTAGGAATAGTTAGCTTTAGTTAGTTAGCTGTAGATAATGCGCAGATAGTGGCCTGTACTTTAGGTCTAGTTAGTTGTATATTGTGTATTTAAAAACTTGCTGCCAGAGTTAATAAAATTATCCTTTTGATCTCCTTCTCTGAATCTTTATAACATTGTGACAATGAAATTTTTGCAAGAGCAAATCATATATTAAAAAAACTCTGAATCTGAACCATAGTTAGGAATAGAATAGATACAGTTGATAGATCATATAGTACAAGATAAGAAATGGAATAGCATAGCAGGCGAAAcgagtttctttttttttttttttccctctgATTAGCGATCCTAAATTACAAGAAAAGAAATTTCTTCAGCAGATAAAAGACTAAGGCAAATCCAAAAAAGAGCtaaatctatcaaaatcaataagTAACagatccaaaaaaaattaaaaaagcagTTGGTTTCAACAGCATATTTATCCAGACCCCACAGTAGCAATAAGTTCACATTCTAAAATTATatcataaaatagaaggaaaattttaaaaagaacaCCAGCTTCAGCatgaaacatgaaaaaaaaggtaagaatgacaataacagcaacaacaacaaccaaaaatttttatttttctaaaaaaattcatCGTGATCCCACAAGTGAGGTGTGACGAGGGTAGCCTGTACGCATGTGTAAATGCTAGAAGACGCCACGAAAGACTGTACACTTACCAAAATGAACTGTGCATAAATGAACTCTGTAAAACGAAACATTTGATATGAATCAAAACACTACAGATATGACAACTAACGACAAGATTTTGTATATCATGAAATGGGGGGCTAATGGAAGAAAGAAATGTCATACAATGGCCGTTcataacatatataaaaaaaagatcaATCATAAAACAATAACTACTATGGCTTAGTCCCAAACAAGTTGGGTCAGCTATGACTTCATATTGATCATGTCTCTCTATTTAAATTCATCTCATGCACCAACATCATACAACCATGATCAATCATAATTGGAAGAAAATGATTAAAGTATAAGCAAAAAAATTGGAAAATGAGTAGTAAGTTCGTTGCGGTCCAGCGACTCCGGTGacttcctttaattttttatttattctcagTCTTTCTCTATTTAAGTTTCTTCTCCGTTTCTGAGTAAGTTATTTATATCATTTGAGTTCCTATCAAATCCTCCAACAGTTTGTTGCTAGACTATACCCCTTGAAGAACCAACATTCTAATTCGGTAAATATGAAGTATCACAGAGATCAAATTCATTGTCGGTGAGTTCTTGAACAATAGGACAACTTTCAATTGACACATACATGCCAAGACTCGTTAATTTAATGCGATTATCAAACATTTCAACAGCGCAGGGAATTAAAAACAAAGAATCATCACTCAAAATACAAGTCTCACCGAATGTTGTAACTCCATCGGCTGAAAAAGACGTTAAATATCGTCTGATAATAACCGCCACGTCTCTTATACCCATTTTGTTCCTTAGTAGATATTGCAATCGCTCATATTAAGAAATAATGGATACACTTGCATAACTACAGGTGATCGACTATATCTTACAAAACCAGCTTCATATAAAACATGACAACCTCAATAGAAATTTACTCTTACTGAATCCTCATTCATCttttatacaataaaaataactTCTACAACTTACTCAATAAAAcaaggaattgaaagagaaaGGGTTAACTCAAACAAAACACcgagaagaaaaattaaaggaaGTCGCTGGTGGGCACATCGACTTACAGGTCACTGGCCCACCAGCGACTTCTAAATTACTGGGCCAAGGGCGTTTTGTCCCATTTAGTTTTTTCCTACATTCATTGTCCCCTTTGgtatttttgctccaaaaatTAGCCCTTTCAGCTCCGAACTCATACTGATAGCATGTTTGATTTAGCAACAAAGACTGAGAGCTGCTGTACATAATATAAAGACTTACTAGGATGACAGATTGCTGTTGAAAGAAGTGGTAACGATGCATCAACTTGAACCAAGCCATATGAATGTTGAACTTACACATGTTTGAATGTAGCATTGTTTTGCAATTGCTCTGTGGTGAATGGTTTAGCTTTCTAACTTTAAAAGGTAGACATTTAGCATTAATCTTAGCATTTTCAAGTCTCCAAGTGGGGCTCTATTGGCCACCCAAGACCTTGGCTTTTTAGAGAATCTCACTCCTGTGTCATTTCGAGTGTCTTCTTGATTCATCTAACCAAACTATTCGAGTGTCTTCTTATTCTTGTGCACACACATGTAAGACGTGGTCGTCTAACTCAACTATTCTAATACACGACTTTGGTGACTGCGATGAGAGTATGGAGAGAAAGGCCCTTTTTCTCTATTCAATTTTCACGGCTCAAACATGGGATAACTTAACCAAtcaaagggcagcccggtgcactaaagctcctgcaATGTGCGAGGTCTGAGAAAGGGatggaccacaagggtctattatatGCAGCCTTATCTTGtatttctgctagaggctgtttccacaGCTCGAACACATGGCAACAATTTTACTAGTTAATACAAGACTCCCCTTCAATGTTAccaatcaaaaagaaaagaaaaaaacaggaGAATTTTGTGAACAGAAAAGATGTACTGTCTAATCAAAACTGAATTATGCTATTATCACATTTGGCTGCATAACCATTTATATAGTTTGATGTTAATATCCTGATCTTTATCAACTTTTGGGTCTAACCTCCAATTTCTGAAGTGTACTTTCAGTCATATCCTTGTCAACTTCATGAGGACGAGATGGACATTTTTGGTTGTTTCTCCTGAGATTCAAGGCTACAAAATGAGGCTCAGGAACCAGGTAGAATCATTCTCCAAGAGAAACTACTATTAACACATGTGACATTTGATTTTCCATCTAAAGAAGAAAGAATCATATAACCTGTTTAATTGACTCCTGCTGCTATATACCATCAGTTTCGAGTAAATTACATTTTTGGCAAGAATCATATCCAGGTTATATACAATAATCTTCACAAGGGACCCAACTTTTTGAGGCTTCCCAACATTTTTGCCATGGTATTGAGACTGTAAACTGGCAGTCTTCCTTGTATATCAAGTGATGAGGCAAGACAGCAACAATGAAGTCTTATTTTTTCTGGAAGGTTATCAATAACAAAAATGCTACGCAGAGACTGGCAGCACCGAGAAGGATGAGTTTTAGTAAGCAAGGGTACCAATGATCAAGCGCGTAGCCTTTTTTCCTTAGTACACCACATCTTGTGATTAGCCACACGCCAGAGTACCTAAAATAGATCAACATATGACTTCTTAATCCCAAAATAGGAGGTGCATTTGATTCAACAGAAGATCATGGCTAATGATTAGGTAGAAGGCTAGTAGTAGGTAGTTTCGCGTTTTGCTTTTCATTACAGTAGAATTAGTGTTCTTATTTCCGTATTTCTCATTCCTACTTTTCTATTACTACTTGCTGTCTCATATGCTTTGGTTTTCTTACTATCTTGCTGTTGTTACTTGTTACTGCTTATGTTTCCCCAAATGCTGTGATTATGCTTtccttgagctgagggtctattggAGACAACCTCTACCTGCACCCAAAGTAGGGTAAGGTTGTGTACACTCTACGGTCTCCAtaaccccacttgtgggattacactgggtattgctattgttgttgtCGTTCTAAATTTCAGCAAGTATTTGCAATTATAAATGCTTTTAACCGTAATGCAAGAAGAATTTAGACACAATGGAAAGGATTCACCAGACCTTTTAGCATTTGCAATTATAAATGCTTCCAAGGCCCACTTTGAATAGATATAATCTCCTACTATCGCAGTGAACGCACTGTCCTTGCTTGCTACAAGGGTCAAGACAACTGGTAGCAACACCGACCACTGAAAGACAGATCAGTTTGTTAGTAGAGAATTGCGGCAATAGAGGATAACGGTTGGAGTTGATATGTATTGTATGATCAAAGTACCGAGTACACACCAGTTGAGCCTGACCAGGTTCAAAGTAGATGGCAAGTGCATATGTTATTCCAGTAACAAAACATACGACACAAAGCAAGACGACATAATTATCCAAAATTGATGATCTTGGATTGTTGAAGAAGTAGAACATTGATAGATAAACTGCAGGCTTTACAATAGTATTGATATGATCAACTGTATCCTTAGCCAAAAAGTATGCCAAACTGCTCATGTCAGATGCACTCTCTCTCCAGTAGTGTAATTTATCTAGAGAAAATGACCTCAAAGACTCAATCTTCGTGAGAAGAGCTGGAAAACATTTTGGAAGATTACAACTTAGTAAAGTAAAAAATGGTAATGAACATACGAGACTACCTGTAACAATCTTTCATATAAgtttgaaaaaacataaaaagctACAGTTCCAAAATAAGTAGTACTACATATTTTCTGACATCTCCATATTTTAGACATATGTCATTCTTCCCAAGGTAAAAACAACAACATGCAGAGTGAaattccacaaagtggggttgAGTGTACGCTGACCTTACTACTACTTCTtagaggtagagagactgtttctgaAAGACACTCGgttcaagtgaagaaaatcaaaatagtaattaaaaGAAGAGACAGTAAGGAAGAAAAACACGTCAACCAATAGCAAAGCAGTGCGGTGTGTCATTCTTCCAAGCCTACCATGCTAAATCCATAATTCACATTCTTGGTCTAAACTTACAATTTGGAAGAGAAATTCCCGGCTGGGTGTGAAAAATGCTGTAACATCTCTATACTTTAACTTCATTTCTATTATACTAACTCCTTTTCTGAACAACTACTAACAGTAAGGAGGCACAAAGACAACAACTgcaattaattttctttttacttgaAAACAATTTTTCAGTTCACAGCAGAAAAATTTTACATGATCACATGCACAGTATGCTAATCTCAAATCTGCACTACTCATTATTGCTACCAAAAAggacagtccggtgcactaagctCCAACTATgtgcagggtccggggaaggaccTGACCACAAGGATGCATTGCATGCAACCTCATCTTACATTTTTGCAAGGGACTGTTTCTAAGAAATAGCTCAGAGTCCAGGGAAGGGCCCGACCACAAGAATCTACTGTACGCAACCTCACCTTACATTTTTGCAAggggctgtttccaaggcttgaacctgtgccctcctggtcacatgacgacaaatttaccagttactccaagtcTCCCTTTCAACTCATTATTAGTACCAACATTTACAAATTGTTAGCATTAAGAAAGAAGCGGAATTACAAGTGATAACATAGAGATGAACtgtatgataataataataataataataataataataataataataataataataataataataataataataataataattagtggTAGTAGTAGTAGAGGCATACTGATAGAAGCAATAATAATTAGTCGTAGTAGTAGTAGAGACATATTGATagaagcaataataataataataattgatagaagcaataataatcataataataataataataataataataataataataataataataataataataatNNNNNNNNNNNNNNNNNNNNNNNNNNNNNNNNNNNNNNNNNNNNNNNNNNNNNNNNNNNNNNNNNNNNNNNNNNNNNNNNNNNNNNNNNNNNNNNNNNNNTTTTACTCCGATaccaaaattggatgaaaccaatttcattagaaagaggactctcatatctttccgttgatatatagtatatcacccagatcattgtgtacgaggagttatgatcgtttgaagttgacccaaaaattcgcttttgataggttgaagtagatcgatcataactttttgctgcgatagataaattggatgaaactaatttcattNNNNNNNNNNNNNNNNNNNNNNNNNNNNNNNNNNNNNNNNNNNNNNNNNNNNNNNNNNNNNNNNNNNNNNNNNNNNNNNNNNNNNNNNNNNNNNNNNNNNAGGCATTCCCTCATCGGGTATTGATGTTCAATACCATCGCATGACATATGTCACTCTTTTTGTGCAAGTGAAAGGATACTTTAAGGAGAATGACAATCCACCAAAGCCAAGGAGCAACttcacacaaaaagaaaaagtttgtGCTTGGCATATTGAGTAGTTGTTTACTTGTTGGCTAGTTGAATGTTATatagtttgatgatgttagtacatattgttattgtgttttttagatgtttttcaaCATCATGGAATCTACCTTATCACCAATGATTGCCATATGGCTATTTCAgattatgatatattattattttgttgtacgTTTTGTTACACATTACAAAGTCATCATATTTAACATTTTTCTGTTACAttgtattagatacatatttataaCTATACGTATCAAGTTTATTGAAACATATATAACTAAATCCAGTAATGAAAGTAACTAACACAACATTACATTATGCAACATAACGATACATCGTGCAATTAAATCTCATATTCAATCAtaacataattttctttttcttaatttttttctttgcaaGACATTTTGTCTCTAAATTGAATAACAACTTCGAGCTAAACGTAATTATTTATACGCTTCATACTActcacaaaatatatttttcaatagataCAATTTTTTTACGATTGTATCAATTGTTAATTACGTAACGATAGTCTTATGCAATATGTAAGCAATTTATCTATGAACGTTCAGATAaatctttttatatcatttagttactttgaattaaatattgaattcacaaatacataagaaattcATTAAGCTTCTTaatgtgaatattttttttatttttgattagatacatttttttatttttatatgtatctaatattttgtaattattattcaaattaacACAACAATAGATAAATGTTACAAGCTTATAGatacattttctcttattttggattACTGCTTCACTGTTTATGAATTATATGTATCTCGTATTGTTTAACATTGATTGATTTAAGAATATCAATAGATACATGTATTTCAACCAAGATACatatttgtattatcttgtatCTATAATATTATGTtcatacaatttttttatatattgttcTGTGTTATATTTTTTGGCTTAAACATGAAAACAACCTTGTATTTTTGTCTAAATTCAATCAACAAGAGATACATATTTTTGTTTATCAAAACATTTggctttaaaattgaaataatgatgaaaTACATAATTTGACAGCCTATAAGCCAATAAACTTAAAACGAGTAATTTGACAACTTAAAACtagtaatttaaaattcagattATAAACGAGTTGACAAACAAATCATGAGTACATTTCTTGATTATAATCTGACTTTTTAATCTGtatttgttgacacctaatttttgcccccCCGActaaaatttaatcctgagtttcttcggtctttaataaaattgaaacatttatttcatccaaataaaaaggatttttaaaatatttatttgaataaatttgtcattttaagtagctaTTATATATTATCTTGTCCAGTTATacaagattatataatttgttacttaaatatttattttacaaagtaTCGGATTTTAATTAAGGtttatcttaaaaaataaattcaaaggattaaaatcttgatttaaatatagtttaatcttaaaaataatttatttggataaatatgtgtttaattttataaaattaagaaacttgGGATTAAATCGGTTGATAATTCATATGGTATCCTGATTCAATTTAGCGAATTCATtgaatttggtcataattgaaattaataGGCTACAATTGCAAGCAATTGACTAATTAATTCTCAATTgactatttttgtaaaaataactCAATTACCCAAATCCCTAATCTACCCAAAATAACCCAACACTAACAATTCCAGGCCGAATATTTAAAAACTCAACTAGCCCACTTTAAAAAAACACCTACCCGGCCCAATACCCTTTCTCCCTTATAACAGCAACATCAACCACAGCTAAATCTAGCCACTGCGTACTGCAAAAGACGATTTCAACCAGCCaaatccaaacaacaacaacGATTTCAACCCTTAACCCGTCTTCAACTCGCATCCAACGGCAAAACCCGAACCCAACCCGTTTCTCTTTCATCATTGTCACGCGTTCCACGCGGGTTCGTATGAGGAAAGCCTGGAATCTTCCTAAATGGATGAGTTGGCTCATCCAATGTTCAAATCCCGTAAATATC of the Capsicum annuum cultivar UCD-10X-F1 chromosome 11, UCD10Xv1.1, whole genome shotgun sequence genome contains:
- the LOC124888732 gene encoding ABC transporter G family member 28-like, with the translated sequence MSSLAYFLAKDTVDHINTIVKPAVYLSMFYFFNNPRSSILDNYVVLLCVVCFVTGITYALAIYFEPGQAQLWSVLLPVVLTLVASKDSAFTAIVGDYIYSKWALEAFIIANAKRYSGVWLITRCGVLRKKGYALDHWYPCLLKLILLGAASLCVAFLLLITFQKK